In Zunongwangia profunda SM-A87, the following proteins share a genomic window:
- a CDS encoding carbon-nitrogen hydrolase family protein, which translates to MKICITQTEPIKGDINRNIEKHLQFIERAIKSKADAIIFPELYLTGYEPELAKNLATDINDQRLDVFQKISDDNQILIGVGLPTKIGNGTCISMLIFQPNSPIKIYSKKYLHPGEEKFFVPGENLLPFNYKNNKLGFAICYENSIPEHSKKIYDQGANVYIASILNSINSVDNDIRRISAIAEKYQMTSFMSNFVGTSGGYRCAGKTSIWNNQGKLLEQLNPVNEGIAIIDLNTQETTKIQL; encoded by the coding sequence ATGAAAATTTGCATTACTCAAACTGAACCTATCAAAGGGGATATCAATAGAAATATTGAAAAGCATCTTCAATTTATTGAGCGCGCCATTAAAAGCAAAGCAGATGCTATTATTTTTCCTGAACTTTACCTGACAGGTTACGAACCTGAACTTGCTAAAAATTTGGCAACCGATATCAATGACCAAAGACTTGATGTATTTCAAAAGATTAGCGATGATAATCAAATATTAATAGGTGTTGGTCTACCTACCAAAATTGGAAATGGCACATGTATTAGTATGCTTATTTTTCAGCCTAATAGTCCGATAAAAATCTATTCCAAAAAGTACTTACATCCGGGTGAAGAAAAATTTTTCGTGCCAGGAGAAAATCTACTTCCCTTTAACTATAAAAATAATAAACTTGGATTTGCCATCTGTTATGAAAACTCTATTCCTGAGCATTCCAAAAAGATATATGACCAGGGAGCCAATGTTTATATAGCCAGTATACTCAATTCTATAAACAGTGTGGATAACGATATTCGCCGAATTTCAGCTATTGCAGAAAAATATCAGATGACTTCATTTATGTCAAATTTTGTGGGAACCTCTGGAGGTTACCGATGTGCCGGTAAAACTTCAATCTGGAATAACCAAGGTAAGCTATTAGAGCAATTAAACCCTGTAAATGAAGGAATTGCAATAATAGACCTTAACACCCAGGAAACCACTAAAATTCAATTATAA
- a CDS encoding DapH/DapD/GlmU-related protein has product MIDLNQYIENPKVAIWQANYWQPWEIIDNLENIVLQYLKTIGSDYKVKDRIAIHKTATIEPGVTLKGPLVIGKNSFIGAHAYLRGPIFLGNSVKIGPGSEIKQSIILDRTAIAHFNYIGNSILGQNINFEAGSICANHYNERQDKQIYVKHEHVIIDTKTEKFGALVGDHSKIGANAVLSPGTILEKNSIVKRLELIEQIK; this is encoded by the coding sequence ATGATCGACCTAAACCAATACATCGAAAATCCTAAAGTGGCAATATGGCAAGCCAATTATTGGCAACCCTGGGAAATAATAGACAATTTAGAAAATATAGTATTGCAATATTTAAAAACGATTGGGAGCGACTATAAAGTAAAAGACAGGATTGCTATTCACAAGACGGCTACTATTGAGCCTGGTGTAACGCTAAAAGGACCATTAGTTATAGGCAAAAATAGCTTTATTGGTGCTCACGCCTATCTTCGAGGACCTATTTTTTTAGGCAACTCGGTAAAAATTGGCCCGGGTTCTGAAATAAAGCAGTCAATAATCCTGGACCGTACAGCTATTGCTCATTTCAATTACATTGGCAATAGTATTCTAGGACAAAACATAAATTTTGAAGCAGGTTCTATATGTGCCAATCATTACAATGAGAGACAAGACAAGCAAATTTATGTAAAGCATGAACATGTGATTATCGATACAAAAACTGAAAAATTTGGTGCCTTAGTTGGAGATCACTCTAAAATTGGTGCCAATGCCGTGTTATCACCGGGAACAATTTTAGAAAAAAACAGTATCGTAAAACGACTTGAACTGATTGAACAAATAAAATGA
- a CDS encoding TlpA family protein disulfide reductase: MKKLLYILIILLLGCVPEKENFQEMTIQGKITGKIPERIEYTIPINGISYVGFENAVQPDSLGNFTISLVIDKASFIELSDGHKAYGTIIAEPEMNYDVSIAVEEKKNKFTIKGPNQKGQDLYNQNPNRSLLTGHFEVEATKYSKDSIPKRIKQNLEESREHTLKTYNDLLSDNLISKEFYELVSIDQHYFYAGAQTSIALLNYLLSERKMNFLTEEEYTDLWEEAFQSNPVSNPALMRSPWFFYYVKSYLWYKDLVEDNIKPEALLKIKKQELPHTYHIELAKTYLAGKQLEYYYAAYLYMEAISQNYEKELVRLFELFKEAYPSSEYTQFIASEIIPIIAFHRKQDEELNEHTYILENPKDINSLKDAVHKLNAQRVYVDIWATWCAPCKKEFEYNSRLYQLLENEDTAMLYISVDKDDRAEKWMEMIKYYQLEGYHIRANEKLYEDIKRLRGEDRFGIPWHFLMDGEGNIIQKYMSGPSEINTLKKQLQGN, from the coding sequence ATGAAAAAACTGCTATATATTTTAATTATTCTGCTGTTAGGCTGCGTACCTGAAAAAGAGAATTTTCAAGAAATGACTATACAAGGAAAGATCACTGGAAAAATTCCTGAGCGTATTGAATACACTATTCCTATAAATGGAATCTCATACGTTGGATTTGAAAATGCTGTTCAACCTGACTCTTTAGGAAACTTTACAATTTCACTGGTCATTGATAAAGCAAGTTTTATTGAATTATCAGACGGTCATAAGGCTTACGGAACCATCATAGCTGAACCCGAAATGAATTATGATGTTAGCATTGCGGTCGAGGAGAAAAAAAACAAATTTACTATTAAAGGGCCTAACCAAAAAGGACAGGATTTATACAATCAGAATCCCAATCGAAGTTTGTTAACTGGGCATTTTGAGGTAGAAGCAACGAAGTACAGCAAAGATTCTATCCCTAAAAGAATAAAACAAAATCTTGAAGAAAGTAGAGAACATACATTAAAAACATATAACGACTTATTAAGCGATAATTTAATTTCTAAAGAATTTTATGAATTGGTGAGCATAGATCAACATTATTTTTATGCTGGTGCTCAAACCAGTATTGCTTTATTAAATTATCTTTTAAGTGAACGTAAAATGAATTTTTTAACTGAAGAGGAATATACCGATTTATGGGAAGAAGCCTTTCAGTCAAATCCCGTTTCCAATCCAGCATTGATGCGTTCTCCCTGGTTCTTTTATTATGTAAAATCATATTTGTGGTATAAAGATCTTGTTGAAGACAATATAAAACCGGAAGCCTTACTGAAAATTAAAAAACAGGAGCTTCCTCATACGTATCATATTGAGCTGGCTAAAACATATCTAGCCGGCAAGCAACTTGAATATTATTATGCTGCATATCTGTACATGGAGGCTATAAGTCAAAATTATGAAAAAGAATTGGTTAGACTATTTGAGCTATTTAAAGAAGCTTATCCTTCCAGCGAGTATACCCAATTTATAGCGTCTGAAATTATACCAATCATTGCTTTTCACAGAAAACAAGATGAAGAATTAAATGAGCACACCTATATTCTGGAAAACCCCAAGGATATAAACTCTCTTAAAGATGCTGTGCATAAATTGAATGCACAAAGAGTGTATGTAGATATATGGGCTACCTGGTGTGCACCGTGCAAAAAAGAATTTGAGTACAACAGCAGGTTATATCAACTCTTAGAAAATGAAGATACGGCTATGCTTTATATTTCTGTTGATAAGGATGATAGGGCTGAAAAGTGGATGGAAATGATAAAATATTATCAATTGGAAGGCTATCATATAAGAGCAAATGAAAAACTTTACGAAGATATAAAGCGTTTACGAGGCGAGGATCGTTTTGGTATTCCCTGGCATTTTCTAATGGATGGGGAGGGAAATATAATCCAAAAATACATGAGTGGCCCTTCTGAAATTAATACCTTAAAAAAACAGTTGCAAGGGAATTAA
- a CDS encoding penicillin-binding protein 1A, with product MLSKLKKSPKLKWAVRIILGLIALFILFFASIYFGMWGKIPSREELSALQQNKATQVLSSDGQLIGKFYIFDRQPITFEDLPKHLIEALIATEDARFYEHNGIDNRSLGRVFFKSILLQDESAGGGSTITLQLAKNIYGRKDYGALGIVINKFQEAIMAKRIEKIYSKDDIITLYFNTVPFSDNTYGIESASMKFFGKHVKNLNVEEAAVLVGMLKASHRYNPRIFPERSRLRRDVVLTQMEKYGYLTEAEKDKYIKKDLILDYKNYSNKKGLAPYFREQIRKDLSQVLDTIKNKDGDKYNIYRDGLIVHTTLDYKLQSIAEAAMKEHMAVLQKTHEDSYGSRAPWLTNDAILKDAIHRSKAYQNLKEDGFSEEGIMQELQKKKQMELFEYDGTVTRQASTIDSIKHYLKFLNAGLLSIDPKDGAVKAWVGGVDFRYFQYDHVSQSKRQVGSTFKPIVYTTAIDKGIAPCTYYSGRAVTYKDGWKPTNASTEEEDEDMNYSMKYALSHSMNTIAVKVLLDAGIPNVIEKAHKMGISSELPAVPSIALGTAEINMEELATAYTSFVNSSKPSTPYYITKIEDGSGNLLAEFKASEKQEAAFSEETREIMVNMMQATVNEGTATRLRYTYGLNNDIAGKTGTTQNNKDGWFVGLTPNLVTVTWVGSDDHRIGFRNTRIGQGANSALPIFGKMMQKMNADAYFNEITNARFKRPSSEVAALLDCEPTKEDSFLKKLFGSKKDEPKEIDMDEPVKEEKEKKKKGFFKRLFGGKKKEN from the coding sequence ATGCTGTCAAAACTTAAAAAATCGCCCAAATTAAAGTGGGCTGTACGGATTATTCTCGGACTAATCGCTTTGTTTATTTTATTTTTTGCCAGCATTTACTTTGGAATGTGGGGTAAAATCCCATCACGGGAAGAGCTTAGTGCTTTGCAGCAAAATAAAGCGACACAGGTTTTATCTAGCGACGGACAATTAATTGGCAAATTTTACATTTTTGATCGCCAACCTATAACATTTGAAGATCTCCCAAAGCACTTAATTGAAGCTTTAATCGCTACTGAAGATGCCCGGTTTTATGAGCATAACGGTATCGATAATCGTAGTTTGGGGCGGGTGTTTTTTAAATCCATTCTTTTACAGGACGAAAGTGCCGGGGGTGGGAGTACCATTACGCTCCAGCTTGCTAAAAACATCTACGGAAGAAAAGATTATGGCGCCCTTGGAATTGTTATCAATAAATTTCAGGAAGCCATCATGGCTAAACGCATTGAAAAAATATATAGCAAAGACGATATTATTACTTTATATTTTAATACCGTTCCTTTTAGTGATAACACCTACGGAATTGAAAGTGCTTCCATGAAATTTTTTGGGAAGCATGTAAAAAATTTAAATGTTGAAGAAGCCGCTGTTTTAGTAGGTATGCTGAAAGCTTCGCATCGGTACAACCCCAGAATTTTTCCAGAAAGAAGCAGGTTACGCCGTGATGTTGTTCTTACCCAGATGGAAAAATATGGTTATCTAACCGAAGCCGAAAAAGACAAGTATATCAAAAAAGATCTGATCCTGGATTATAAAAATTACAGCAATAAAAAAGGTCTTGCCCCCTACTTTAGGGAGCAAATTCGTAAAGATCTTAGTCAAGTTCTGGATACGATTAAAAACAAAGATGGGGATAAGTATAATATTTATAGAGACGGACTCATTGTTCATACCACATTAGATTATAAACTGCAAAGTATTGCAGAAGCTGCAATGAAAGAGCACATGGCTGTTTTGCAAAAAACGCACGAAGATTCTTATGGCAGCAGAGCGCCCTGGCTTACTAATGATGCTATTTTAAAAGACGCCATTCATCGTTCCAAAGCCTACCAAAATTTAAAAGAAGATGGTTTTTCTGAAGAAGGGATCATGCAGGAGCTTCAGAAGAAAAAACAAATGGAATTGTTTGAATATGATGGTACAGTTACCCGCCAGGCCAGTACTATTGACAGTATAAAACACTATTTAAAATTCTTAAATGCGGGCTTGCTTTCTATAGATCCAAAAGACGGTGCTGTAAAAGCCTGGGTTGGAGGCGTAGATTTCAGATATTTTCAATACGATCACGTATCACAAAGTAAGCGTCAGGTAGGTTCTACCTTTAAACCTATTGTATATACGACTGCTATTGATAAAGGTATTGCTCCCTGTACCTATTATTCAGGCCGGGCCGTGACCTATAAAGATGGCTGGAAGCCTACGAATGCTTCTACTGAGGAGGAAGATGAAGACATGAATTACAGCATGAAATATGCCCTTAGCCATTCTATGAATACCATTGCGGTTAAAGTACTGCTCGATGCCGGCATTCCAAATGTGATCGAAAAAGCCCATAAAATGGGAATCTCTTCAGAGCTTCCGGCTGTTCCTTCTATTGCTTTGGGAACTGCGGAAATCAATATGGAAGAATTGGCCACAGCTTATACCAGTTTTGTAAACTCAAGCAAGCCTTCCACCCCTTATTATATTACCAAAATTGAAGATGGCTCTGGAAACTTGCTGGCCGAGTTTAAAGCTTCAGAAAAACAAGAAGCTGCATTTTCTGAGGAAACCAGAGAAATCATGGTGAATATGATGCAGGCCACCGTAAATGAAGGCACCGCTACCCGACTGCGATATACCTACGGATTAAACAACGATATTGCCGGGAAAACCGGGACGACCCAAAATAATAAAGATGGATGGTTTGTTGGTCTTACGCCAAACCTGGTGACCGTTACCTGGGTGGGAAGTGATGATCACCGTATTGGCTTTAGAAATACCCGAATTGGCCAGGGAGCGAATTCGGCTTTACCCATTTTTGGGAAAATGATGCAAAAGATGAATGCTGATGCTTATTTTAATGAAATCACAAATGCACGATTTAAGCGCCCCTCTAGCGAAGTTGCAGCACTTTTGGATTGCGAACCCACCAAAGAAGATAGTTTCCTGAAAAAGCTTTTTGGCAGTAAAAAAGACGAGCCTAAGGAAATCGATATGGATGAACCGGTTAAGGAAGAAAAAGAGAAAAAGAAAAAAGGCTTTTTTAAACGACTATTTGGCGGAAAGAAGAAGGAAAATTAA